From Mucilaginibacter gotjawali:
AAATGCTTTTAAAAAGCCTCGTTATCACCATAGTGGCAGTGGTATCGGCAGCAGGCGTGTACGCACAATCGCAAAATGATTATGCCAGGAAAATTAGCCCTGAATTGCTAAAGCAGGACTTCCTGGTATTGAGGGATTCGCTTCAAAACCTTCACGCAGGGCTGTACCGGTATAAATCGGAAAGCGAAATGAATGCGATGTTTGACCGCTGCTATAAGCAGCTGGATCACCCGATGACTGAAACTGATTTTTTTGCCATCGTAAGCAGCCTGGTAAGCAGCATTGAAGACGGGCATACCGAATGCTTTTTGCCGCAGGACATGATAAAAGCCATCATAGCCGGTGTTAAAGTTTTCCCGGTACAACCAAAATACATTGGCGACAAGGCATATGTTCCCTGCGATACCAAAGAATTTCCGGCAGGAACCGAGATCGTTAAAATAGACGATCAACCGGTTAACGAAATACGAAAACATTTATTCAGCCTTTTATCCTCAGACGGCAGTATAGCAACCGAAAAGTATGTAAAGATCAATGATGGGCACGATCCGTTTTCCTATTTGTATTTTGTTGTTTATGGCGAAAAAGCGGATTTTAAAATAACTTATAAAACTTCTGCCGGTGTGTTGGCAGAAAAAATACTTCCGGCGGCGCTTTTTCCCAATATGGAATGTGCACCGGAAAGAGCCACCGTTAATCAATATCTGAGCCTTGAATATAAGCCTGGTGGCATTGCAATAATGACGCTTAAAACCTTTGCAAATGAATATCTGGAAAGGACAAAAGAGAATTTTGAAAAATTTCTTGCGGCTTCCTTCAGGGACCTGAAAGAAAAGAAAATAAGCAAATTGATCATCGACCTGCGCGAAAACGGAGGCGGAGAAGATACCAACGGCCTGCTGTTGTATCGTTACCTTGCTGACCATCCTTTTCACTATTATGCATCGCTGAATTCGGCCAAACACGTCATAACCGATCACCCAAATTTGGCTGTACAACAGCCGGAGGACAATAATTTTACCGGTAAAGTGGAATTCCTGATCGGTGGGAAAAGTTTTTCGGGCGCTGCAGAGTTTTCTTCAATCGCCAGAACTAATTCCAGGGGCGCATTTATCGGGGAAGAGACGGCCGGTGGATATTACGGCAATACCTCAGGCAGTAAAAAAGCCCTCATTCTGCCAAATACAAAGATCCGTGTTAATATTCCGCTAACCAGGTATGTTATGGCGGTTAAAAAGGTAAAATATAAAGACCGCGGGATAATTCCTGATTATACCATCGTGCCTACCATACATGATTACCTCGGTCATGAAGATGTTCAAATGAATTTTGCACTCGGATTAATAAACAAATAAACAACATCGTTTCTCAATCTCCCCACTGTCTATGAGGTACTATCTGCGGACGGCGCAGCTTATTGACTACCGCACGGCATAATTCACAAGCGATGTATCAACATACAGGAATTCTCTGCCCTGCGCTTGCCCCCCTTGCGGCCATAGCCGTTAACCTAAGGATTAAAGATGTCATGAACGATAGCATAAGCAGGTTTTTTTCCTTTTTTGTGTTCGACAAGCAGGTTTTTTATAATGGGGTAAACGAACAATTCACACCAGTCGCTTAAATTCATATTGCCTGCCAGTACTTTTCGTAGAGCATAGCTGTATTGCCTGGCTTGTTTAAAGAACTTCCAGATGGAACATGCATAGCCTGGGGAATTGCTTTTGATAAAACTGTCGATGCACTGAAATATCTTCCAGTTGATTAATATCCAAATGAATCTGGCAATCAATTGACATTCGAGCCTTTCCTTTTTAACGGCCTTAACCTGATGGATGCCCAGGAGCGACTTCCATGTTTTGAACACCAGTTCGATCTGCCATCGCAGGCGGTATAATTGGACAACATCTATAGCCTTGAGTTTTTCTGCGCCCACGTTGGTAATGAATACACTGAACCGACAGCGTTCCTTGTAGTCATCGGAAAGGGCAAAACCGTAGCTTTTAGCTTGTTTCTGTGCCTTGCGTATCCGTTCAGTCCATATCTGTTCAGGTATGACAATAGCGATCAGCCGACAGCAAAAGGCATCCTTACCAGCTCCAATGGTAACCATAGTTTCAAAATGACTATCCTTACCACGTTCCATTTGCAGATAGAGCGCTGCCCAATCAATTACCTTATTAGTATTGATCTCTACCGGCTTCCATTTGGGAGGCATTCTGTTGAGAAAAAAAGCATGTTCCTGGACCACCTTCGACAGATACTGCTGCGTAATATAGCCTTGATCCCGGATCAGCAGGTCGCCCTTGCAGATATGCTGTAATGTCTTTTTTGAATGGCTCTGGTCATTTTGGGTAGCTTTTGTGAACTCCAGGTTCTCCCAGTCGCCGTGCTTAAGGTCAAAAGCATACTGTATATTCATCAGGGCTGATCCACCACGACAACCTCCAAAGCCCGGATAATCCTCCATATATTGTTCGGGCAGGGAGAACTTGCTCGAATCAGCGATTAATACCCGGCCAAACGACTGCCAACAGTTTGCCTGGTCAAGGTTTAATTTTGAAGCTATCTGCGCTGCCAAAACCGACTTCAGGAAATCTTGGCTTCTTGAATTGAACCGCTTATGCAAGGCAACTTTGCTCAAAGATTTCCCATGCTGTTGTGCCAGATCATTGCAGCATTCCTGTAAACTGAGTTGGTTGTGATTAAACCCGCTGAACATCAGTGTATCAACAAATTCCTCTGGTTTAAGCTTGGACTTACGCTGCAAAAAACCACTTTGCCGTGCCAATGCAGAAAGTTTACCCGCGTCAAAGGCAGCGGTGATACCGGTTTGTAATTTGGAAGCACAATTTGCAATAAATGTGCTTTTTTTGAAAATAAATGGCGCTTTTCCCCTAAGAAAAGGGTGTTTGCTTCAAAAAAAACCTTATCTTTATATAAGAAAAAGGCGGTAAAATGTCTGGAAAACAACCGCCTTTTTTATAAAATAAAATCTATACAAATATGGGAAAATCTAAGTGGTTTTGCCCGGCGGCGAAGCCCCGCCTTACAACATTATCAAAAAAAAAATTCTTAGGTTAACGGCTATGCCCTTGCGGCAGGGCAGATAATTCAGCGCCAACGCACACTTTGTCGTTTATATAACACAAAAAAGATTCTTTCAGATCAATAAAATTTTGCTATCTTTTAGGGATGCTTTTTGCGCATTTTTTGATGAAATGCCACCGGAACCTATAAGGGGCAGGGTTATTGGGTATATGGTCGCGTTGGGCATAAGCCTGACTTGACACACATTTTTATCATGAAACTTAATTTTACAAAATCGGTACTTGCCCTGTCTTTAATAGGTTTGTCCGCTACCGCAGTTGCCCAGAATACGGCAACTGATTCTACCAATCGTTTTCAAAAAAGAGAATTTCGCACCTGGTCAATTGGTCTTAACGGAGGCATCCTGACCGCGGCTACCCCTTTTAATAACGTAAATAACGGCGATTTTAAAAGCCCGCAGATCAGCTGGGGTTACGGCGCTTATGTTAAAAAACAAATTTTAGCCGGATTTGGTATCCAGGCCGATTTTATGGCCGGTACCGTTAAGGGCGTCCGGGCCAATACACTGCCCGCAGGATCTGACGCGCAGAACAACAGCAGCTACGTGAGCCGCATCAACTGGTCGGGCGATTTGAGCGCTGTTTTTACAGTTGCCAATTTGAGCCTGAACCAAAAACGCAATTTCCTGGCTCCGTACCTTACAGCAGGTGCGGGTTACATGTCGTCGGCCGCGCTGGTGCGCAATACGCCTGACGGTAATACCACCAATTACCATAACAATTGGTTTGTGCCGATTGGTGCAGGTGTTAAATTAGGACTGTCGCGCGTGATCAATATCGACCTCGGCTACAGTGTTTCTTTTATGAAATCGCGTGATTTTGATGGCGTAGTAGGCCCGCTGAATGACCGTTTCGCCTATGCGCATGCCGGTATCGAAATCGCCTTAGGTAAAAAGAACAGTTCACAATTGCAGAATTTCAGCCCTATTGCCGCTATCCGCGAAGAAAGCGCTGCCGAAAGCAATGAACTGCGTAACCGTTTAGCTATTTCAGAACAGCAGCGCCTGCATGACGAAGCACAATACGCTGCAGCCTCTGCGCAATTAGCCAGAGACATGGCGGATGATGATATGGACGGGGTGGCAAATAAATATGACAAATGCCCGAATACGCCATCAAATACCGTTGTGGACGGCGCAGGTTGCCCGTTAGTTGTTCCTGCACGTATCATACACGAGAAGGTAATTGTAACTGAGGAAGACCGTAAGGTTGTAGGCGAAGCGATCAGGAACCTGGAGTTTGATTTGGGGAAAGCCACGATCAAAGAAAGATCATTTCCTACACTTGACCGCGTAGCTGGCCTGCTGGTGCAAAAAAACTTCAGCCTTAAATTAGCCGGTCATACCGATAATTCAGGTTCAATGTCGCTTAACCTTGCTTTATCAAAAGACCGTGCCGAAGCTGTAAAAGCATACCTGGTATCAAAAGGAGCCAATGCCTCAACTATTGAAGCAACAGGTTATGGCCCTAACCAGCCTATCGCCACTAACAAAACAGCTGCTGGCCGTCAGCAGAACCGCAGGGTTGAATTCTCCTTATTTTAACGGGTGCCCGCAAAGCACTGCTGCTAAATTGAAGGTGATTAGTAAAGCCTTTTAAATTCTATCAAAAAGCCGCTCCTCACAGGGCGGCTTTTTTGTTGCAGCAGGGCGTTCTTCATGCAGTTAATAAACTGTGTGCATGGGTGCGGTATGGCCGGCTGCTCTGCCACCCCCGGCTGGCCAATTCTCTCCTGTACTGCGGGGCTTATGGGGACGGGAATACCCCCTGCCGGTAAATTGCATTGAAACAATTCTGTCACTTTAAGGTTGCTTCAATACGTAGAAAACAATGTGTTTTTTATATGCTAATCAAAAAAATGAAAAAAATAATTTTCTTGTCTCTCTTTACACTACTTACTATTTTCACTTTTTCGTGTAAAAAGAGTAACTCCCATACGGTAAAATACACCATACAGGGGACAGCTAAATCTGCTGTTACCTATGTAGATGGAAATGGCAATACACAAAACGTGACCGGGGCTGACGCCAGCTGGACAACCAGCTTTGCCTCCACAGAGCATGGACTGGCTCTCAAATTAACTGTCATCAGCATTGACGGCAGTAACATTGGTGGCAAGATATTCATTGACGGCAATCAAACCGCTGCAAGCAACGGAAATTCAGGCAGCGTATCTATTACCGCCACATTGCCTTAGATAAGCGCTCTTACTTTTTAAAACCACAAGAGGCCGTTTTTTATAAACGGCCTCTTGTGGTTTTAGATTATATTTTGCTGAGGTAAGCATTTATTATATTTTAAATTTTATTAGTGTGCCATATTAAAAACGTTACCGCTTTTAAATTCAATTTACACAGGCCGTTTTTTTCAAATCAAAAGGCTTTGAAACCTGTCCAAAGCCTTTTGCTTAATGTGATTTTAATTGAGGTGAATGCTGCTGATCCCGTTTTCAAGGGCAGTTTCCTTTACACCCGGTATGTTGGTACCTTCCACGCGGAAAGTGGTAATATCTTTCAGGCCGATAAAGCTTAAGATGTGTTTCAAATAAGGTTCAACATAATCAAAGGGCTTCCATGGGCCTTCGGAATAAATGCCGCCCGAAGATAAAGCGATATACACCTTCTTGCCTTTTATCATGCCATGAGCGCCGTTTTCATCATATTTAAAAGTAATACCTGCCCTTACAATATGATCGATCCAGGCTTTAAGGCTGGAATGGATGCTGAAATTATAAAGCGGTGCGCCAATCACCAGGATATCCGCCTCCTCAATTTCCTGTATGGCTTCGTCCGAATGGCGGGCAGCTTCAATACTGGCCGCTGTCCGGTTTTCGGCCGGTGTAAAAAATGAGGCTATATGCGCCTCTTCCAGTTGGGGGAAGTGTTCGGTAACCAGGTTTCTTTCAACCACCGTGCTGCCCGGGTATTCGGCTTTAATTTTTTCGATAATAGCGTTCCCCAATTTAATACTTAAGGAAGCTGCACCCCTCGGGCTTGATATGATATGCAATATTTTTTTCATCGTTTTTAAATTTTGTTTGGGCAAAGCTATGTACATTTGCTTGTAAAATATTAGTACTATACAAAAGGTTAGTGCTAACCTTTTGTATAGTTTATTGAAAATAAGATAGTTATGGATTTAGTAGAGCCAATAAGTCACCAGGCTTGTACAGGGATGTTAACCGCTGTAGGCGATTCGCTGTATGTCATCGGCGGTAAATGGAAATTGCGGGTAATTGTTGCCCTGCGGGGTGGCAATAAGCGCTTTAACGAGATCCAAAGGACCCTGGACGGGATCTCGGCGCGTGTTTTATCCAGTGAATTAAAGGAGCTGGAGATGAATGGCTTTGTTAAAAGGATTGTTCATACACAATCGCCGGTAGTGGTTGAATACCAGATCACAGATTATGCCGGAACTTTAAATGAAGTTTTGCAGGCCCTGGCTGAATGGGGTACCCAGCACCGCGACAAGATCAGGAGAGAACGGTAGGAATTCATTCAGCCTGGCCTCGGGAGCCGACTATGATTACCGGGCCCGATCAGCATCATTTTAAGCCCACCGGCTATCCTGGCCCGGCAGTTAAATAAAATTTGTTTTTACAGGTTACATAATTTCCTTCAGTAATTACAAACAGGTATAAAACGTAATTATTAAACTTTTTAACTGTTTGTATCATGATCAATCAAAAATACCGCTATGTATATTTTACAATTGGAATTGCCCTGTTTTTATTGATGCAGTTTCAGATCTATTTAAAATACAGGGAAGTTTATGGCGCCGGTGATGCTCCTTTTTCTCTTTGGAATTTTATCGATTCCGTTAATGTTTTGGTTTTTATACTGTCAGCACTTTCCGCATTTTTTATGTGGCTGTGTCTTAAAACATTCCCCGATAACAGTACCGAAACATGGCCCTGAAGCAAAAAAACGCGGGCCGGAGATGTTACGCAAACCCGGTTGCAATATGGGTTTACAAATAGCCACGTAAAAAAAACGGGACCGTCATCACTGATGGTCCCGCTGTATGGGCCGGCCAATGCGTGGTTTATTTTACGCGGGCCGGTCTTTATTCTGTTTTTTTAACGGTAGTGGTAGTAGTGGTTTTTGTAGCCGGCGCGGTAGCTGTTGTTTTTTATAAGTTTTGTGGTAGGTATGTACCGGCTTGTGATACGTGTGTGTGGTGTGGTGGGTTGTTGCTGTAACAACCGGTTTGGTTTCGGTAGTGGTAGTTACCTGGGTTGTTGTGGTTGCGGGTGGCGCAGGTGCAACCACTGGTGCAGGCGTGCGTACAGTATCATGTACTACAACTACCGTGGGTGCCGGTGGTTCCGGTGCCGGTGGTGGCGGGGTGTTTACCACTATCGGGGCAGGTACGGGCGCCGGCTTTAAATGACCCGTTGCCGCGCCATCCGCAGCTCCGCTAATCGCATCGGACGTTCCTGTGCCGGTCATCTTAATTTTGGTTACGGTACGCCCGTGAGCGCCTTTTTTAACCTTCTTTTTAATTTCGATGCGGTTTTTTGTAGTGTCCTGCGTTTGCTGGGCCTTTGCCGTTTGGATGGTCCAAATCATGCCGGCCATAAATATTATTAAACTGATCTTTTTCATAACGATGTATATTGGTTATATATATCATTCTGTAACAAGTCCTTTACAATATTGTTTTTTATTTTATTTATTTAATTTTAAAGAAATAGATATGATTAAATTATTTTATCTGCCTTTATCTGAATACCTCCTTTAGTTTTACCTTACAAAGAAGCCGCTACGCCGCATTGGACTAAAAGAGGGCATACTCGCGGGTTTTTTTATTTGGGGAGGATGTAGCGGTATCATTTAAGATACTTACCTGTTTAAAAAGCGGGTTTTCATGCTCTCGCCTGCAGGCAGGGCGATACCGTAATTCCGCTGTCTGCATTGTTATTTTTTCTGGGTATATTTATTGGCTTTTTGTTTTATTGTAAACAGCGTTAAAACAGAGCAGAGAGAGCGTGATGAGTGAAAAATTAATGAGGACCGGCGTAGCAGCAAAGAATTTACGGAATATATTTATCCTGTTCCTGCTGTTTACCTTTATGATCACCGCAGGTTCGTTGGTGTTAAAGTATTCCATTGGCCGCAAGCTGGAAGGGCTGAGCGCCAGGCTTAAAGAGCCGTCGCCGGCGCCTGAGATCAGCAATATCCTGCTGGAGCTTAACAGCGCTGAAAATGATTTCCAGCAGGCTAACCTCAATGGTAATGCCGGTAAACTGGTGGCTTATAAGGGCAAACTCAGCAATGTCTTTGCCGAAATTAACCGGCTTTTGGTAAAATACCAGGCCGATAGCGCGCGCTATTTCCGAGGCAGCAGGCAACTTATCGCGGGGTCCTTTTCAAAAAAGCTGGAGATTTCGCAGCGGGTCTTCGATCTGAAACAGCATTTCGACTCATTGCTAAAGGCAACCACCCCGGCTATCATCAGCGGTGCGGCGGGCGCCGGCCGGCTTCGTTGGGACAAGCCCGATACTACAGTCAGTATCCGCGAGGAAGCAACGAAAACCGGCCTGCTGCGACGGTTGAAAAATGCGATCTCCAATAAAAGCCAGGTCAAAGTATTAACCATCAGGGAAAGGCAACGCCGGGATTCAGCCAGGCGCCTGCTCACACCGGCACAATTGCTCCGGCAACTCAATAAGCAGAACACCTATTTACTGCTTTCCAATGAACAGCTTATAACAGCCAACCTCAACCTGCTGACACAGCTGCACCAGCTTTTAGAGCAGTTGAAAGATGTTAACCAGGCTTCCTGGGAAAGGAGCCGCAACGATGTGCTGCAGCAGTATCAATCAACCACCAGTGATATGGACCATTTTATTGGCGTGGCCATCGCGCTGATCCTGGCGTTTATTATCCTGCTCATCTACTTTATTCGAAAAGCAGGGGCAGCCGAACAGAATTACCTGATGGAAAATGAGCGGGCGGTAGCTTTAGCAGGTCAAAAATCGGAGATACTGGCGACCATGAGTCATGAGATCCGCAACCCGCTGACGGCCATTACCGGTGCCATTTACATGCTGAATAAAACCGTGTTGTCGCCAAGCCAGGAGGCAAAGGTATCAGCCATCAATCTTTCTTCGGCCATGCTTATGGAAACGGTGAATAATATATTGGATCTCAGCGCATTGGAGCATCAGCAGGGCGCCATGCTTTTAAACGTTACTTTTACGCCTTACCAGGTACTGAGGGAGGCTGTGGAAAGTATGCGCTTTATGGCCGAAAAGAAAGGTATTTTACTGACGACAGAATTCAGTGGAGATGAAAGCGTGACGGTTATGGGCGATATTTTTAAACTTAAGCAGATCATGGTCAATTTGCTAAGTAACGCAATCAAGTACACCGATGAGGGGGGCGTAACGGTGTCAGCCGTGCTGCACACCCCGCCCGAACAAAACGCGATGCTGGAGGTCAGCATCAGCGATACCGGGATCGGCATCGCCAAAGAGCAGCAAGCGGGCCTGTTTACACGTTATTACCAGGCGGGCGGCAGTAATACCAAGCCAGGTACCGGCCTGGGTTTATATCTCTGCAAGCAACTTGTTGCTTTACAGGGCGGAACAATACGCGTGGAGAGCGAAACAGGCAAAGGTTGTGTGATTCGTTTTACGATCCCTTATCCGCCGCCGCCGGTTGATGGCAACTAAAAGCAGGCTATGGCTTTTAGTTTTTTGACAGCCGGATAGCTGCCGGCCTGCTTATAGCATCTTCAATATACTCTTTTTAGCATAGCTAAAGGGCAAGGTTGCATTACCCATGCTATCCTGGAATTTCGGCTGAAAATCTGAGGTGCCGATCAGCATGTTGGTGAGTTTTATGGATGCCCCGTTTTTAAAAACAATTTCAAATGCTTCCACCAGGTCCCGCCTGTCCAAGCGTGTCGCTTGGACACATGGCAATTTAAGCGTGCCGCTTAAATAAAATAACAAATTGCTATTTTATTTATAAATGTTGATATTTATCTCATGTCACGCAATGCCTCAACCGACGAACTTTATTTTGTAACCTTAACCGTAGTAGATTGGATCGACGTGTTTACGAGGCGTGATTATAGCGACTTCATTATCAAAAACCTTGCGTGGTGCCAGCAACACACAAATTTGAATATTTACGCCTACGTCATCATGACGAATCATATTCACATGGTGGCAAACGTTACAGATGGATCGCTTGGCGAAGTATTGGGCCGGTTTAAAAGTCATACGTCAAAAAAGTTATTTGAAATGATCGCCAATAATACGCAGGAAAGCAGGCGGGAATGGATGATCAGAGCTTTTGAGCGGGCCGGGAAATATAACCCCCTGAACGAAAAACATCAGTTTTGGCAGAATGGCAATTATCCGGTTTTTCTTTATTCGCCGGCTGTTATTGAGCAAAAGATTGAATATATTCATGAAAACCCGGTTAGGGCTGGGTTTGTGGGTTCGGCACATGAATATTGGTACAGCAGCGCCAATCCTGAAAGCCCTTTAAAGATAATTTATTAATAAAGAATTTAAGCGGCACGCTTAAATTAAAATATGTCCAAGCGGCACGCTTGGACAGGCGGATTTTATCGTCGACCGGTGATGCCTTAAGGCCTGCTTTTCGGGTGCAGTTAGCAAATCGCTGAAATATGATATTACATAGGTGGCTTTTTCAGCAGTTATCAGGTCCATTTTATAAATATCTCAATTTTTTTAAAATATTTTTTATCTGCGCAAATACACTGCGCAGCAGCCCCCAACCTTTG
This genomic window contains:
- a CDS encoding S41 family peptidase → MKMLLKSLVITIVAVVSAAGVYAQSQNDYARKISPELLKQDFLVLRDSLQNLHAGLYRYKSESEMNAMFDRCYKQLDHPMTETDFFAIVSSLVSSIEDGHTECFLPQDMIKAIIAGVKVFPVQPKYIGDKAYVPCDTKEFPAGTEIVKIDDQPVNEIRKHLFSLLSSDGSIATEKYVKINDGHDPFSYLYFVVYGEKADFKITYKTSAGVLAEKILPAALFPNMECAPERATVNQYLSLEYKPGGIAIMTLKTFANEYLERTKENFEKFLAASFRDLKEKKISKLIIDLRENGGGEDTNGLLLYRYLADHPFHYYASLNSAKHVITDHPNLAVQQPEDNNFTGKVEFLIGGKSFSGAAEFSSIARTNSRGAFIGEETAGGYYGNTSGSKKALILPNTKIRVNIPLTRYVMAVKKVKYKDRGIIPDYTIVPTIHDYLGHEDVQMNFALGLINK
- a CDS encoding IS4 family transposase is translated as MFKKSTFIANCASKLQTGITAAFDAGKLSALARQSGFLQRKSKLKPEEFVDTLMFSGFNHNQLSLQECCNDLAQQHGKSLSKVALHKRFNSRSQDFLKSVLAAQIASKLNLDQANCWQSFGRVLIADSSKFSLPEQYMEDYPGFGGCRGGSALMNIQYAFDLKHGDWENLEFTKATQNDQSHSKKTLQHICKGDLLIRDQGYITQQYLSKVVQEHAFFLNRMPPKWKPVEINTNKVIDWAALYLQMERGKDSHFETMVTIGAGKDAFCCRLIAIVIPEQIWTERIRKAQKQAKSYGFALSDDYKERCRFSVFITNVGAEKLKAIDVVQLYRLRWQIELVFKTWKSLLGIHQVKAVKKERLECQLIARFIWILINWKIFQCIDSFIKSNSPGYACSIWKFFKQARQYSYALRKVLAGNMNLSDWCELFVYPIIKNLLVEHKKGKKPAYAIVHDIFNP
- a CDS encoding OmpA family protein produces the protein MKLNFTKSVLALSLIGLSATAVAQNTATDSTNRFQKREFRTWSIGLNGGILTAATPFNNVNNGDFKSPQISWGYGAYVKKQILAGFGIQADFMAGTVKGVRANTLPAGSDAQNNSSYVSRINWSGDLSAVFTVANLSLNQKRNFLAPYLTAGAGYMSSAALVRNTPDGNTTNYHNNWFVPIGAGVKLGLSRVINIDLGYSVSFMKSRDFDGVVGPLNDRFAYAHAGIEIALGKKNSSQLQNFSPIAAIREESAAESNELRNRLAISEQQRLHDEAQYAAASAQLARDMADDDMDGVANKYDKCPNTPSNTVVDGAGCPLVVPARIIHEKVIVTEEDRKVVGEAIRNLEFDLGKATIKERSFPTLDRVAGLLVQKNFSLKLAGHTDNSGSMSLNLALSKDRAEAVKAYLVSKGANASTIEATGYGPNQPIATNKTAAGRQQNRRVEFSLF
- a CDS encoding MmpS family transport accessory protein, with the translated sequence MKKIIFLSLFTLLTIFTFSCKKSNSHTVKYTIQGTAKSAVTYVDGNGNTQNVTGADASWTTSFASTEHGLALKLTVISIDGSNIGGKIFIDGNQTAASNGNSGSVSITATLP
- a CDS encoding FMN-dependent NADH-azoreductase — encoded protein: MKKILHIISSPRGAASLSIKLGNAIIEKIKAEYPGSTVVERNLVTEHFPQLEEAHIASFFTPAENRTAASIEAARHSDEAIQEIEEADILVIGAPLYNFSIHSSLKAWIDHIVRAGITFKYDENGAHGMIKGKKVYIALSSGGIYSEGPWKPFDYVEPYLKHILSFIGLKDITTFRVEGTNIPGVKETALENGISSIHLN
- a CDS encoding winged helix-turn-helix transcriptional regulator, whose translation is MDLVEPISHQACTGMLTAVGDSLYVIGGKWKLRVIVALRGGNKRFNEIQRTLDGISARVLSSELKELEMNGFVKRIVHTQSPVVVEYQITDYAGTLNEVLQALAEWGTQHRDKIRRER
- a CDS encoding sensor histidine kinase; translated protein: MSEKLMRTGVAAKNLRNIFILFLLFTFMITAGSLVLKYSIGRKLEGLSARLKEPSPAPEISNILLELNSAENDFQQANLNGNAGKLVAYKGKLSNVFAEINRLLVKYQADSARYFRGSRQLIAGSFSKKLEISQRVFDLKQHFDSLLKATTPAIISGAAGAGRLRWDKPDTTVSIREEATKTGLLRRLKNAISNKSQVKVLTIRERQRRDSARRLLTPAQLLRQLNKQNTYLLLSNEQLITANLNLLTQLHQLLEQLKDVNQASWERSRNDVLQQYQSTTSDMDHFIGVAIALILAFIILLIYFIRKAGAAEQNYLMENERAVALAGQKSEILATMSHEIRNPLTAITGAIYMLNKTVLSPSQEAKVSAINLSSAMLMETVNNILDLSALEHQQGAMLLNVTFTPYQVLREAVESMRFMAEKKGILLTTEFSGDESVTVMGDIFKLKQIMVNLLSNAIKYTDEGGVTVSAVLHTPPEQNAMLEVSISDTGIGIAKEQQAGLFTRYYQAGGSNTKPGTGLGLYLCKQLVALQGGTIRVESETGKGCVIRFTIPYPPPPVDGN
- a CDS encoding REP-associated tyrosine transposase: MSRNASTDELYFVTLTVVDWIDVFTRRDYSDFIIKNLAWCQQHTNLNIYAYVIMTNHIHMVANVTDGSLGEVLGRFKSHTSKKLFEMIANNTQESRREWMIRAFERAGKYNPLNEKHQFWQNGNYPVFLYSPAVIEQKIEYIHENPVRAGFVGSAHEYWYSSANPESPLKIIY